A stretch of the Synechococcales cyanobacterium T60_A2020_003 genome encodes the following:
- a CDS encoding Uma2 family endonuclease, protein MAIYGLSDHECWFCDINPAPPYDCRVLEGKTGPRDGVMPFYPEWAAQWEPWNGTLPKVTDTVGDHAIYGERTARAFKRHKIPFTPYTLRHAWCIRASVVFKQPIPGEVYLIIEISDTTLDRDLGSKADLYAATSIPDYWVLNIAGQQLHVFREPRADGYQRQLILRAQQPITPLAFLNCTLTVQECFGM, encoded by the coding sequence ATGGCTATCTATGGACTGAGCGACCATGAGTGTTGGTTCTGTGACATTAACCCAGCGCCACCCTATGATTGCCGCGTGCTTGAAGGAAAAACCGGACCCCGCGATGGGGTAATGCCTTTCTACCCAGAGTGGGCAGCCCAGTGGGAACCGTGGAACGGAACCTTACCGAAGGTGACTGACACCGTAGGTGATCACGCCATCTACGGTGAACGAACGGCCAGGGCATTCAAACGCCACAAGATTCCCTTTACCCCCTACACCCTTCGTCATGCTTGGTGTATTCGAGCATCTGTAGTGTTCAAACAACCGATTCCCGGCGAGGTTTACCTAATCATCGAGATTTCTGATACCACCCTTGATCGCGATCTCGGCAGCAAAGCCGACCTTTATGCCGCTACTAGCATTCCCGACTACTGGGTATTGAACATCGCGGGGCAACAACTGCATGTGTTCAGAGAACCTAGAGCAGATGGCTACCAACGACAGCTCATATTAAGGGCACAACAGCCCATTACACCATTAGCCTTTCTTAATTGCACCCTGACCGTCCAGGAATGCTTCGGTATGTGA
- a CDS encoding tyrosine-type recombinase/integrase: MLPGTEFVLPAIVHRAGKRATYRYVEFFTAEIRNLNTRLAYYRALTRFFDWLEACYPDLGIHQVNSIIIAHYIEIHPGSALTRNQPLSAIKSLLRWLKDGGVTVENPAAEVRGIKHRAKQGKTPILSDEEMVQLLGSIDTSHVVSLRDRALIATMFFSFARIEAVLGMNVGDYFPKGKRYWFRLHEKGGKSHELPVHHTAEEYRDQYLEAAGLRKIKDSPLFQTAPGKSRTLTGQRLQRQEAWAMVKRGALAAGVSTEACNHTFRASGITNFLRKGGSRDNAQKIAAHEDIRTTALYDRRDDEVSLDEIERVRL, translated from the coding sequence ATGCTTCCGGGCACAGAGTTTGTGCTACCAGCGATCGTGCATCGCGCTGGGAAACGAGCCACCTACCGGTATGTCGAGTTTTTCACCGCCGAGATCCGCAACCTCAATACCCGTCTCGCCTACTACCGAGCCCTGACTCGATTCTTTGATTGGTTGGAAGCCTGCTATCCAGACCTTGGGATCCACCAAGTCAACTCGATCATCATTGCGCACTACATCGAGATTCATCCGGGTTCGGCGCTCACGCGGAATCAGCCTTTGTCAGCAATTAAATCGCTGCTTCGGTGGCTCAAGGATGGTGGTGTCACTGTGGAGAATCCAGCGGCGGAGGTGCGAGGAATCAAGCATCGGGCGAAGCAAGGAAAGACGCCGATCTTAAGTGACGAAGAGATGGTGCAGCTTTTGGGCAGTATTGATACTTCTCATGTGGTGAGCTTAAGAGACCGGGCGCTGATCGCCACGATGTTTTTTAGCTTTGCCCGGATTGAGGCAGTACTGGGAATGAATGTCGGTGACTATTTTCCCAAGGGGAAGCGGTACTGGTTTCGGCTGCATGAGAAAGGTGGGAAGTCCCATGAGCTGCCTGTCCACCACACGGCTGAGGAGTATCGCGATCAGTACCTTGAGGCGGCGGGACTGCGAAAGATCAAAGATAGTCCCCTCTTCCAGACAGCACCGGGGAAGAGTCGAACGCTTACTGGACAGAGACTTCAGCGGCAGGAAGCCTGGGCGATGGTGAAGCGTGGAGCGCTAGCGGCAGGGGTGAGTACGGAGGCGTGCAACCATACGTTTCGGGCCAGTGGAATCACGAATTTTCTGCGCAAGGGTGGCAGCCGCGACAATGCCCAGAAAATTGCGGCGCATGAGGATATTCGGACGACGGCGTTATATGATCGGCGGGATGATGAGGTGAGTCTTGATGAGATTGAGCGGGTACGGCTATGA